The Eleginops maclovinus isolate JMC-PN-2008 ecotype Puerto Natales chromosome 10, JC_Emac_rtc_rv5, whole genome shotgun sequence nucleotide sequence ATACTGACATAAACCATCcatatttgaaaaacatgtttttcctaGATGgcttgtgttaaaaaaaaaaataatctaatttaattAGTCATTTTTCATGCCTTGTCACATTCCCGTACTCACCAAATGAATACATAAAGAGatacttttttctctttgagcaCACCTATTCCCCATGGATTTCTCCCCTAGTACTTCAACATTGCCATTGATACCTTGCACTGTATACTCAATAATTACCATTTAGTTTCAAGCATACATTTAAACGGTGATCAAAAGCTTTACCTGTAACATCATAATGTGTTATGTGGAAACTGAGTGACTGATGATGATAAGATAATCTCTTTCAACCTTGTTTTTGTATCTGAAGGTAGTTTCCTCTGTGTTCTTTCAGCGTGTTTGAGTCTGGCTCTCACTCCGACGGTCAGGCTTTAGTATTCAGACCATGCAACCAAACCCAAACTTTCCAGCGCAATCATGTGACATGCAGTCCCAGAATGCATTTGATAACCTGCCACAACTAGGTGTACCCTGCTTTGTCTCTGAAAAGTGATTGAAATTCCTTACACCTACCACCACCACTGAAGCTCACAACAAAACCTTACAGCATGCACTAAACCTCAAAGAGTATGTTTTCAGTCCCACCACAGGGGATGGATGTAAGTGGACTTATCTGGTGAAAACCACAAATTTCACTGACAAGAAAAGGAAGGTACTGTACAGAATCAGAAGTTTTTCTTAGCTTTGCTCTCAGGCATTGAACAACATGAAGGTAAATGTTTCAGAGGAGACAGAAATAAACGTCCAAAGTATATTTGTGCTtctgtttcatttaattaaGTTCATGGACAAGCATTGTGGCTGAGGCATGTGATTAAAtacttctgtaaaaaaaatataaatttggCAAATAAAGCACAGAGAACAAAGTGAAGCGCTGCATGTATTAACTTACCGGATTCATGCTGGAAATAAGGAGACAGAAACCCTTCCTCTCTGTATAGAAACTGATGAGACCAACAGTAAGTGATATTAGGTGACTCTCACTTGCGTTATGgctttacatttcagatttaCCACCACAGTGCTGCAGCTTAATTCTCCTCTCCCTGAAGGCTTTGCTGACATTTTCCAAGGTCTTGCTTTCAAGCCCTGCCTTGATTAGTGAAGCAGGTTTTAAGAGGAACTAATCCCAATCCCTGGaatgtccttttttatataaagcaGTCAGCAAATGGGGGATCTAGTCAGCTATAatgcaggaaaataaatgttgtgatcCTGAAGCTGAAATGATGACTATATCTGGCAACAAACAAGATGTTGACGCGGGCTGGTAACTGATCATTACAAGTGCAAAAGCAATGTCGTCATAGATTTTGCTATATTCAGTAGAGTCCCTTCAAAAAATAGTACTGCTTTCAGTTTCACTCTTCAGATTTCGGGAGACTGCTGATAGTTCTCCATTTGCCTTAGCCATGTAATATCAATGCAGGCATCCTATTTTTGAGTTTGTGAAATACATAAATCTTTCTCcttccatttaaaaatatcacTGCAACCTCTACTCCCACTTGAAGTCATGACCCACCATTTCATAAAACTTTATGTTGTAAGGTCTATAGAAGTCCCGCAGTTGCTCAATAGCATCTCTGTCTATCTGCACATGAGTCCTGCCCTTGGATTTGCCCAGGCAGCGAGGCGAGCCGCTGCTCTCCGGCTTCTTCAGGCAGGGGAAGCCCTTGGTGCGGTTGAAGTAGAAGTGTTTGTCTGTGACAATGCGCTTTAACCCAAGGAAGTCTTGCACTCGTGCCAACTCCCCTGCAGGGTCTGTGATAAGACGCTCTCCGCTCACAAAGTGGATCTGAGCCAGAGGGAAGTAACGGAGCCAGTTTTCGAGGTGCAGAGCGTACAGGCCGATGCGGATGGCGTTCCACGATGTGTCCACAATGCCCAGGCTCTGGTTCCTAAAGGCCAGATCCTGGAAGCTGGGCAGGTCGGGAGATTTGGTCAAAGTCTGAGTGTAATCTGATATTGCACGGGTGACGGGGTCACGCACCACCACGATGAGCTTGGTGTCCCGGGACATGGCAGAGATTCGGTTTGGCGTCTCTTTTGTCACAAAGTAGCTTGGTGTCTTCTCCATTGTGATTTGGCTTTCGAGAGTCCTTGGCATTAAACCTCTGAATgaaagatgaaaacacaaagtaaacattCCTGAAAGAGAAAGGTTTCTCATTTACATTCAAGTGTATTTTGCTGACATTTCCTTGCTGTTTAAAAATGCTCAGATTCCTACAAAGGCTAACAGATTCAGACACAGAGGACAAGGCGTCCTTGCATTCACTCAGTTTGAAGGAAAAGTGTGCATTTGTTCTATTATTTAGGGCAGGATTAAAAGTGAGATGCACGGCACAATATCGAGAGCTGAGAAGCTCCAGTTTGGCCCTGAACCTAGTTTCTTCA carries:
- the LOC134870348 gene encoding heparan sulfate glucosamine 3-O-sulfotransferase 2-like: MACVLLFSRLHPFSHRLTRTSICLLSLFLSYLCYCALFPADTIMQKSGDPTPSCQRVLADGAKRRIQKTPSCVLPLDSRPINAEVSRLKSDQRPPSTLHIDTPSPPMGNLKFGNKKLPNAIIVGVKKGGTRAVLEFIRIHPDVRAAGTETHFFDRNYDRGLEWYRGLMPRTLESQITMEKTPSYFVTKETPNRISAMSRDTKLIVVVRDPVTRAISDYTQTLTKSPDLPSFQDLAFRNQSLGIVDTSWNAIRIGLYALHLENWLRYFPLAQIHFVSGERLITDPAGELARVQDFLGLKRIVTDKHFYFNRTKGFPCLKKPESSGSPRCLGKSKGRTHVQIDRDAIEQLRDFYRPYNIKFYEMVGHDFKWE